CGGGGAGGGCTCCCCGGTGTTTTTTTGATAGGATTAGCTTTTGGATGGCGTTCCTGATTTCGGCGCTTGGCGCTTCTTTTTGAATCTTGGTCCAACGTAATTTCGCTTGCGGTCCCGGAACAGAATCCAGCCGCCCAAGAATCCGATACCAATGACAAACAGAGCCAGCCCGCCTAGAAAAGATAGCCAACCGAAAGCGGGGTTTGCCACACTGTCATCCCCATGAACGGAAATATATAGAAAAACCGCATCTTTCATCATTAAGAAAC
This Paenibacillus sp. JZ16 DNA region includes the following protein-coding sequences:
- a CDS encoding DUF2627 domain-containing protein, giving the protein MKMLISRFIAILILVIPGFMAMKGFLMMKDAVFLYISVHGDDSVANPAFGWLSFLGGLALFVIGIGFLGGWILFRDRKRNYVGPRFKKKRQAPKSGTPSKS